Proteins encoded within one genomic window of Amycolatopsis nigrescens CSC17Ta-90:
- a CDS encoding ABC transporter permease: MLLWTRRSKLLAWAVFAVLFTVIVLAPLVMIVLASVAGSWTGALPGALTGAHFAEALSGENLASLSVSVQTGLIASAGSVLLGTWGALAVPEVSRVPPWLRRIVDTVFHLPIAVPSVVLGLGLLVAFSGPPLILNGTRWIVLLGHLMIVLPFSYSTVSAAVSRADPLLAQAAASLGAPPAMVLLRVRLPVLLPAMSASAGLALAMSMGELGATMMLYPPDWRTLPAGIFALTARGQVFLASASTVLLLVVTLAGLVAVGLLRGRTAER, from the coding sequence GGACCCGGCGTAGCAAGCTGCTGGCCTGGGCCGTGTTCGCGGTGCTGTTCACCGTGATCGTGCTGGCCCCGCTGGTGATGATCGTGCTCGCGTCGGTGGCGGGCTCGTGGACCGGGGCGCTGCCCGGCGCGCTGACCGGGGCGCATTTCGCCGAGGCGCTCTCCGGCGAGAACCTGGCCAGCCTGTCGGTCAGCGTGCAGACCGGGCTGATCGCGTCCGCGGGCTCGGTGCTGCTCGGCACCTGGGGCGCGCTGGCCGTGCCCGAGGTGTCCCGGGTTCCACCATGGCTGCGGCGGATCGTGGACACCGTGTTCCACCTGCCGATCGCGGTGCCCTCGGTGGTGCTCGGGCTCGGCCTGCTGGTCGCGTTCAGCGGGCCGCCGCTGATCCTGAACGGCACCCGCTGGATCGTGCTGCTCGGGCACCTGATGATCGTGCTGCCGTTCAGCTACAGCACGGTCTCCGCCGCGGTCTCCCGTGCCGACCCGCTGCTGGCGCAGGCCGCGGCCAGCCTCGGCGCGCCGCCGGCGATGGTGCTGCTGCGGGTCCGGCTGCCGGTGCTGCTGCCCGCGATGTCCGCCTCGGCCGGGCTGGCGCTGGCGATGTCGATGGGGGAGCTGGGCGCGACCATGATGCTGTACCCGCCGGACTGGCGGACCCTGCCGGCCGGGATCTTCGCGCTGACCGCACGCGGGCAGGTCTTCCTCGCCTCGGCCAGCACGGTGTTGCTGCTGGTGGTGACCCTGGCCGGGCTGGTCGCGGTCGGGCTGCTGCGCGGGCGCACCGCGGAAAGGTGA
- a CDS encoding SRPBCC family protein: MNARQVSVTKTIATSPEKIFELLTDPAQHPVIDGSGSVRAARPGGPHRLELGSKFGMDMKLGASYKILNTVVEYEENRLIAWRHFNGHRWRWALKPLENGHTEVTETFDWSTARTPWLIGLSWFPKQNKQGIERTLANLAQMFPP, encoded by the coding sequence ATGAACGCACGACAGGTCTCGGTGACGAAAACGATCGCCACCTCACCGGAGAAGATCTTCGAGCTGCTCACCGACCCGGCTCAGCATCCGGTGATCGATGGCTCCGGCTCGGTGCGGGCCGCCCGACCAGGCGGCCCGCACCGGCTCGAGCTGGGCTCGAAGTTCGGCATGGACATGAAGCTCGGCGCCTCGTACAAGATCCTGAACACCGTGGTCGAGTACGAGGAGAACAGGCTCATCGCCTGGCGCCACTTCAACGGCCACCGCTGGCGCTGGGCGCTGAAGCCGCTGGAGAACGGCCACACGGAAGTCACCGAGACTTTCGACTGGTCCACCGCCAGGACGCCATGGCTGATCGGCCTCAGCTGGTTCCCCAAGCAGAACAAGCAGGGCATCGAGCGCACCCTCGCCAACCTGGCGCAGATGTTCCCTCCCTGA
- a CDS encoding fumarate hydratase — MPAEPPATTTFQHTEVLPLAKDNHTEYRLVSPDGVRVVEAAGRKFLEVEPAALTALARTAITDIQHLLRSSHLAQLRAIVDDPEASGNDRFVAMDLLRNAAISAGGVLPMCQDTGTAIVLGKRSEGVLTGGNDEEALARGVFDAYQQLNLRYSQMAPVNFWEERNTGTNLPAQIELYHKDDTAGGSPSYEFLFMAKGGGSANKTFLYQETKAVLNPKRLAKFLDEKLRGLGTAACPPYHLAIVVGGMSAEFNLKVAKLASARYLDDLPREGSALGHGFRDVDLEQQVLELTRNFGIGAQFGGKYFCHDVRVIRLPRHGASCPVGVAVSCSADRQAKAKITADGVFIEQLERDPARFLPEVTGDELSEEVVEVDLNRPMDEIRAQLSRLPVKTRLSLTGPLVVARDIAHAKIAERLDAGEPMPQYLRDHPVYYAGPAKTPEGYASGSFGPTTAGRMDSYVEQFQAAGGSLVMLAKGNRSKKVTAACREHGGFYLGSIGGPAARLAQDCIKQVDVLEYAELGMEAVWKIEVADFPAFIVIDDKGNDFFEATSEPLLQVSFRS; from the coding sequence GTGCCTGCCGAACCGCCTGCCACCACCACTTTTCAGCACACCGAAGTCCTGCCGCTGGCCAAGGACAACCACACCGAGTACCGGCTCGTCAGCCCGGACGGCGTGCGCGTCGTCGAAGCGGCGGGCCGGAAGTTCCTCGAAGTCGAGCCGGCGGCGCTGACCGCGCTGGCCCGCACCGCGATCACCGACATCCAGCACCTGTTACGTTCGTCACATCTGGCGCAGCTGCGCGCCATCGTGGACGACCCGGAGGCCAGCGGCAACGACCGGTTCGTCGCGATGGATCTGTTGCGCAACGCCGCGATCTCGGCGGGCGGGGTGCTGCCGATGTGCCAGGACACCGGCACCGCGATCGTGCTCGGCAAGCGCAGCGAGGGCGTGCTGACCGGCGGCAACGACGAGGAAGCGCTGGCGCGGGGCGTGTTCGACGCCTACCAGCAGCTGAACCTGCGGTACTCGCAGATGGCCCCGGTGAACTTCTGGGAGGAACGCAACACCGGCACCAACCTGCCCGCGCAGATCGAGCTGTACCACAAGGATGACACTGCTGGTGGTTCTCCTTCGTACGAGTTCCTGTTCATGGCCAAGGGCGGCGGCAGCGCGAACAAGACCTTCCTGTACCAGGAGACCAAGGCGGTGCTGAACCCCAAGCGGCTGGCCAAGTTCCTGGACGAGAAGCTGCGCGGCCTCGGCACCGCGGCCTGCCCGCCGTACCACCTGGCGATCGTGGTCGGCGGGATGTCCGCGGAGTTCAACCTCAAGGTCGCGAAGCTGGCGTCCGCCAGGTACCTGGACGACCTGCCGCGCGAGGGTTCCGCGCTGGGCCACGGGTTCCGCGATGTGGACCTCGAACAGCAGGTGCTGGAGCTGACCAGGAACTTCGGCATCGGCGCGCAGTTCGGCGGCAAGTACTTCTGCCACGACGTGCGGGTGATCCGGCTGCCGAGGCACGGCGCGTCCTGTCCGGTCGGGGTCGCGGTGTCCTGTTCGGCGGACCGCCAGGCCAAGGCGAAGATCACCGCCGACGGGGTGTTCATCGAGCAGCTGGAGCGGGACCCCGCGCGGTTCCTGCCGGAGGTCACCGGGGACGAGCTGTCCGAGGAGGTGGTCGAGGTGGACCTGAATCGGCCGATGGACGAGATCCGCGCCCAGCTGTCCCGGCTGCCGGTGAAGACCAGGCTGTCGCTGACCGGGCCGCTGGTGGTGGCCAGGGACATCGCGCACGCCAAGATCGCCGAACGGCTGGACGCCGGCGAGCCGATGCCGCAGTACCTGCGGGACCACCCGGTGTACTACGCGGGTCCGGCGAAGACCCCCGAGGGCTACGCCTCCGGCTCGTTCGGGCCGACCACAGCGGGCCGGATGGACTCCTACGTGGAGCAGTTCCAGGCTGCCGGTGGCTCGCTGGTGATGCTGGCGAAGGGCAACCGGTCGAAGAAGGTGACCGCGGCCTGCCGCGAGCACGGCGGGTTCTACCTCGGCTCGATCGGTGGCCCGGCCGCGCGGCTGGCGCAGGACTGCATCAAGCAGGTGGACGTGCTGGAGTACGCCGAGCTCGGCATGGAGGCGGTGTGGAAGATCGAGGTGGCGGACTTCCCCGCGTTCATCGTGATCGACGACAAGGGCAACGACTTCTTCGAAGCCACCTCGGAGCCACTGCTGCAGGTCAGCTTCCGCAGCTAG
- a CDS encoding sigma-70 family RNA polymerase sigma factor yields the protein MSVQTLERETRGIRRRAIPQPAPEPAIETATSTLPNVDADLDAQSPAADLVRVYLNGIGKTALLSASDEVELAKRIEAGVFAQHMLDTEAGTPKATPKRRTELKALVRDGKVAKNHLLEANLRLVVSLAKRYTGRGMPLLDLIQEGNLGLIRAVEKFDYSKGFKFSTYATWWIRQAITRGMADQGRTIRLPVHLVEQVNKLARIKRDLHQQLGREATNEELAAESGIAAEKVSDLLDHARDPVSLDMPVGTEEDAPLGDFIEDSEATDAESAVISGLLQDDLRRVLATLDDREQHVIRLRYGLDDGQPRTLDQIGKHFGLSRERVRQIEREVMSKLRQGERADRLRAYAS from the coding sequence ATGTCCGTCCAGACCCTCGAGCGCGAGACGCGCGGGATCCGCCGGCGCGCGATCCCACAGCCCGCCCCCGAGCCCGCGATCGAGACCGCCACGTCCACGTTACCCAACGTAGACGCCGATCTCGACGCCCAGAGCCCCGCCGCCGACCTCGTGCGCGTGTACCTCAACGGTATCGGCAAGACCGCGCTGCTCAGCGCCTCGGACGAGGTCGAGCTGGCGAAGCGGATCGAGGCGGGCGTGTTCGCCCAGCACATGCTCGACACCGAGGCCGGCACGCCCAAGGCGACGCCGAAGCGCCGCACCGAGCTGAAGGCGCTGGTGCGCGACGGCAAGGTGGCGAAAAACCACCTGCTCGAGGCGAACCTGCGCCTGGTGGTGTCGCTGGCCAAGCGGTACACCGGTCGCGGCATGCCGCTGCTGGACCTGATCCAGGAGGGGAACCTGGGTCTGATCCGCGCGGTGGAGAAGTTCGACTACTCCAAGGGGTTCAAGTTCTCCACCTACGCCACCTGGTGGATCCGCCAGGCCATCACCAGGGGGATGGCCGACCAGGGGCGCACCATCCGGCTGCCCGTCCACCTGGTGGAACAGGTGAACAAGCTGGCCAGGATCAAGCGCGATCTGCACCAGCAGCTCGGCCGCGAGGCGACCAATGAGGAGCTGGCGGCCGAATCGGGCATCGCGGCGGAAAAGGTCAGCGACCTGCTCGACCACGCCCGTGACCCGGTAAGCCTGGACATGCCGGTGGGCACCGAAGAAGACGCGCCGCTCGGGGACTTCATCGAGGACTCCGAGGCCACCGACGCGGAGAGCGCGGTCATTTCCGGTCTGCTGCAGGACGATCTGCGCCGGGTGCTGGCCACCCTGGACGACCGGGAGCAGCACGTAATCCGGCTGCGCTACGGCCTCGACGACGGCCAGCCGCGCACGCTGGACCAGATCGGCAAGCACTTCGGCCTGTCCCGCGAGCGGGTGCGCCAGATCGAGCGCGAGGTCATGTCCAAGCTGCGCCAGGGCGAGCGGGCCGACCGGCTCCGCGCCTACGCCAGCTAG
- the dtd gene encoding D-aminoacyl-tRNA deacylase has translation MRAVVARVTEASVTDQDAGDAEDATVGAITEPGLLVLLGIHADDTAEKAATMARKLHELRILRDEQSCASTGAPLLVVSQFTLYGDTRKGRRPSWTAAARPEAAEPLVRSVVAELRARGATVSTGTFGAMMAVRSVNDGPFTVLVEV, from the coding sequence ATGAGGGCGGTGGTGGCCAGGGTCACCGAGGCGAGCGTCACCGATCAGGACGCCGGAGACGCCGAAGACGCCACAGTCGGTGCCATCACCGAGCCGGGTTTGTTGGTACTGCTGGGAATTCACGCCGACGACACGGCGGAGAAGGCGGCCACGATGGCCCGGAAACTGCACGAGCTGCGGATACTGCGCGACGAGCAGTCCTGCGCCAGCACCGGTGCCCCCTTGCTGGTGGTGAGCCAATTCACCCTCTACGGCGACACGCGAAAAGGACGTCGTCCATCGTGGACCGCCGCTGCCAGGCCGGAAGCGGCCGAACCGCTGGTGCGGAGCGTGGTCGCCGAACTGCGGGCCCGCGGCGCCACCGTGAGCACTGGCACATTCGGCGCAATGATGGCGGTACGGAGCGTCAACGACGGCCCGTTCACGGTGCTCGTAGAGGTGTAA
- a CDS encoding DUF7059 domain-containing protein codes for MTSDLPKLSAELCARLREAFLRAGYHADGVLEILGGAAHAALGRGEPELAYRATADAGAAGTLIRLFLLGGTEPETEVAAALSPLSLTEAGQAGLVRAGEGGLRAGLDVRPHGDDDGYWWVLSDLDSDQLGGEVPADHVLGVGHASLSLVRATTRRPVGTLLDLGTGNGVQALHAARHAGRITATDVSARALALAEATFLLNGLDVELLRGEWFAPVARRRFDQIVCNPPFVVGPPRVDYVYRDSGLAGDDASALVVRQLPGFLNEGGIGQLLASWLHVKGEDWADRVQRWLPPGVDAWFVQRDVADPGLYVGTWLRDAGIDPRSPRGRAKAAAWLDWFAHGGVEGVGFGFVTLRRTDAAAPTVVCEDLRQAYDDPLGAEAGAWLDRVDWLRSSGGGGDTADALLKTRFVVPPTVLLERVDSPGDEGWQTTVRRLHRTDGPGWQHEVDELATALLAGCRGALPLSDLLGLLAAGHGQPVDELTAAALPMVRELVRHGMLRPA; via the coding sequence GTGACCAGTGACCTGCCGAAGTTGTCTGCCGAGTTGTGCGCGCGGTTGCGCGAAGCGTTCCTGCGTGCCGGATATCACGCCGACGGCGTGCTGGAGATCCTCGGCGGTGCCGCGCACGCGGCGCTCGGCCGCGGCGAGCCGGAGCTGGCCTACCGCGCCACCGCCGACGCGGGCGCGGCCGGCACGCTGATCCGGCTGTTCCTGCTCGGCGGCACCGAGCCGGAGACCGAGGTGGCGGCCGCGCTGTCGCCGTTGTCGTTGACGGAAGCCGGGCAGGCCGGCCTGGTCCGCGCCGGGGAAGGCGGCCTGCGCGCCGGGCTCGACGTGCGCCCGCACGGGGACGACGATGGCTACTGGTGGGTGCTCTCCGACCTGGACTCCGACCAGCTCGGCGGCGAGGTACCGGCGGATCACGTGCTTGGCGTCGGGCACGCGTCGCTGAGCCTGGTCAGGGCCACCACCCGGCGGCCGGTGGGCACCCTGCTCGACCTCGGCACCGGCAACGGGGTGCAGGCCCTGCACGCGGCCAGGCACGCCGGCCGGATCACCGCCACTGATGTCTCGGCCAGGGCGCTCGCACTGGCCGAGGCGACCTTCCTGCTCAACGGGCTGGACGTGGAGCTGCTGCGCGGTGAATGGTTCGCGCCGGTGGCCCGGCGCCGGTTCGACCAGATCGTCTGCAATCCGCCGTTCGTGGTGGGGCCGCCGCGGGTGGACTACGTGTACCGCGACTCCGGGCTCGCCGGGGACGACGCCAGCGCGCTGGTGGTGCGCCAGCTGCCCGGTTTCCTGAACGAAGGCGGCATCGGCCAGCTGCTCGCGTCCTGGCTGCACGTCAAGGGCGAGGACTGGGCCGACCGGGTGCAGCGCTGGCTGCCGCCGGGCGTCGACGCCTGGTTCGTGCAGCGCGATGTCGCCGATCCCGGCCTGTATGTCGGCACCTGGCTGCGTGACGCCGGCATCGACCCGCGCTCGCCGCGTGGCCGCGCCAAGGCCGCCGCCTGGCTGGACTGGTTCGCCCACGGCGGGGTGGAGGGCGTCGGCTTCGGGTTCGTCACCCTGCGCCGCACCGACGCAGCCGCGCCGACGGTGGTCTGCGAGGACCTCCGCCAGGCCTACGACGACCCGCTGGGCGCCGAGGCCGGTGCCTGGTTGGACCGGGTGGACTGGCTGCGGTCCAGCGGGGGCGGTGGGGACACTGCCGATGCATTACTCAAAACCCGGTTCGTGGTGCCGCCCACGGTGCTGCTGGAGCGAGTGGACTCCCCCGGCGACGAAGGCTGGCAGACCACCGTGCGACGGCTGCACCGCACCGACGGACCCGGCTGGCAGCACGAAGTGGACGAGCTGGCCACCGCGTTATTGGCAGGATGCCGCGGCGCGCTGCCACTCTCGGACCTGTTGGGCCTGCTCGCCGCCGGGCACGGACAGCCGGTCGACGAACTGACCGCGGCCGCCCTGCCGATGGTCCGCGAGCTGGTGCGGCACGGCATGTTGCGGCCGGCATGA
- a CDS encoding amidohydrolase, with translation MTDGLFSSLDALLPGLEELYIDLHRHPELSFAETRTAAKLAERLTTAGYQVHTGVGGTGVLGVLRNGPGPTVLLRADIDALPVEEKTGLDYASTVRTTGQDGREVPVMHACGHDMHATWLSGAAALLAAHRDTWSGTLLVAFQPAEEVGAGAAAMVRGGVLELGGRPDVVLGQHLAPGPAGWVLTRPGVLMAATDALRVTLHGRGGHASRPESTVDPAVLAASVVLRLQSVVAREVSATESAVVTVGSVHVGTTHNVIADHATLEINIRTFDEQVRTRVLAAVERIVRGEAAVAGSPQPPDFESLGVFPVTANDEDANAKLTDAFRGHFGAERTMEAPLVTGSEDFSEYGRAAGAPSVFWLVGGMDPETVLAAVAAGRFEQDVPSNHSPLFAPVLHPTLRTGVETLVVGAVNFLGVPRVSGEPGQ, from the coding sequence GTGACCGACGGCCTGTTCTCCTCACTCGACGCACTGCTGCCCGGCTTGGAAGAGCTGTACATCGACCTGCACCGGCACCCGGAGCTGTCCTTCGCGGAGACGAGGACGGCCGCGAAGCTGGCCGAACGGCTGACCACCGCGGGCTACCAGGTGCACACCGGGGTCGGTGGCACCGGTGTGCTCGGCGTGCTGCGCAACGGTCCGGGGCCGACCGTGCTGCTGCGGGCCGACATCGACGCGCTGCCGGTGGAGGAGAAGACCGGCCTCGACTACGCCAGCACGGTGCGGACGACCGGCCAGGACGGCCGCGAGGTGCCGGTGATGCACGCCTGCGGGCACGACATGCACGCCACCTGGCTCTCCGGCGCGGCCGCGCTGCTCGCCGCGCACCGCGACACCTGGTCGGGCACCCTGCTGGTGGCCTTCCAGCCCGCCGAGGAGGTGGGCGCGGGTGCCGCGGCGATGGTCCGCGGCGGGGTGCTCGAGCTGGGTGGTCGCCCGGACGTGGTGCTCGGCCAGCACCTGGCGCCGGGGCCGGCGGGCTGGGTGCTGACCAGGCCCGGTGTGCTGATGGCCGCCACCGACGCGCTCCGCGTCACCCTGCACGGCCGCGGCGGACACGCTTCGCGTCCGGAGAGCACGGTGGACCCGGCGGTGCTGGCCGCGTCCGTGGTGCTCCGGTTGCAGAGCGTGGTGGCCAGGGAGGTCTCCGCGACCGAGTCGGCCGTGGTCACCGTCGGCTCGGTGCACGTGGGCACCACCCACAACGTGATCGCCGACCACGCCACCCTGGAGATCAACATCCGCACCTTCGACGAGCAGGTCCGGACCAGGGTGCTGGCCGCGGTGGAGCGGATCGTGCGCGGCGAGGCGGCCGTGGCGGGCTCACCGCAACCGCCGGACTTCGAGAGCCTCGGCGTCTTCCCGGTCACCGCCAACGACGAGGACGCGAACGCGAAACTGACCGACGCCTTCCGCGGGCACTTCGGTGCCGAGCGGACCATGGAAGCCCCGCTGGTCACCGGCAGCGAGGACTTCAGCGAGTACGGCCGCGCCGCCGGCGCGCCATCGGTGTTCTGGCTGGTCGGCGGGATGGACCCGGAGACGGTGCTGGCCGCGGTCGCGGCCGGGCGGTTCGAGCAGGACGTCCCGTCCAACCACTCGCCGCTGTTCGCGCCGGTGCTCCATCCCACCCTGCGGACCGGGGTGGAGACACTGGTCGTCGGTGCGGTGAACTTCCTTGGCGTGCCCAGGGTGTCGGGGGAGCCCGGCCAGTGA
- a CDS encoding DUF3099 domain-containing protein, giving the protein MDAGGGVVSDRAPEARDVAPVLITEAAPSYDEQYAARKRKYVLMMGLRFPCLILAGIFYHTWWLALAFIVLSIPLPWMAVLIANDRPPRKAEEVNRYQYEAKALEQREHRVIDG; this is encoded by the coding sequence ATGGACGCAGGAGGTGGTGTCGTGAGCGACCGCGCACCCGAAGCTCGGGACGTCGCCCCGGTGCTGATCACCGAGGCCGCGCCCTCCTACGACGAGCAGTACGCCGCTCGCAAGCGCAAGTACGTGCTGATGATGGGGCTGCGTTTCCCCTGCCTGATCCTGGCCGGCATCTTCTACCACACCTGGTGGCTGGCGCTGGCCTTCATCGTGCTGTCCATCCCGCTGCCCTGGATGGCGGTGCTGATCGCCAACGACCGTCCGCCGCGCAAGGCGGAGGAGGTCAACCGGTACCAGTACGAGGCGAAGGCGCTGGAACAACGCGAGCACCGGGTGATCGACGGCTAG
- a CDS encoding carbohydrate kinase family protein produces MRIVVVGDAGLDVVAQHDGPIVYGGDARAKVRFAGGGAGANTARWLSSQAAETTLIARIGDDAGGRLVRSELEDAGVRCAFAVDEDAATCCVVVLVDGDGQRTMLPDRGANARFSPADVDPGVLAGAAHLHLSGYVLLDPSSRPAGLAALAAAKRAGLSTSVDPQAAALLTDPAGFLDDVRGVDLLMPNQDELRALTGSADPAAAKALLGTVGAVVVTAGLDGAAWVDAGGLSSVPAEPAECVDSTGAGDAFDAGVLTALLAGKSTVDTLRAGVRLGAQAVRKVGAQP; encoded by the coding sequence GTGAGGATCGTGGTGGTCGGCGACGCCGGCCTGGACGTGGTGGCACAGCACGACGGGCCGATCGTGTACGGCGGGGACGCCCGCGCCAAGGTGCGCTTCGCCGGTGGCGGCGCGGGCGCGAACACCGCACGCTGGCTGAGCTCGCAGGCGGCCGAAACCACGCTGATCGCCCGCATCGGCGATGACGCGGGCGGCAGGCTGGTGCGCTCGGAACTGGAGGACGCGGGCGTCCGCTGCGCCTTCGCGGTGGACGAGGATGCGGCCACCTGCTGCGTGGTGGTGCTGGTGGACGGCGACGGGCAGCGCACCATGCTGCCCGACCGCGGGGCGAACGCGCGGTTCAGCCCCGCCGACGTCGACCCCGGCGTGCTGGCCGGCGCGGCGCATCTGCACCTGTCCGGCTATGTGCTGCTGGACCCGTCCTCGCGGCCCGCCGGGCTGGCCGCGCTGGCCGCGGCGAAGCGGGCCGGGCTGAGCACCTCGGTCGACCCGCAGGCCGCCGCGCTGCTCACCGATCCCGCGGGATTCCTCGATGACGTTCGCGGGGTGGACCTGCTGATGCCCAACCAGGACGAGCTGCGGGCGCTGACCGGCTCCGCGGACCCCGCCGCGGCGAAGGCGCTGCTGGGCACGGTCGGCGCGGTGGTGGTCACGGCCGGCCTGGACGGTGCGGCCTGGGTGGACGCCGGCGGGCTGAGCTCGGTGCCCGCCGAACCGGCCGAATGCGTGGACTCGACCGGTGCCGGGGACGCGTTCGACGCCGGGGTGCTCACCGCCCTGCTGGCCGGGAAGTCCACAGTGGACACTTTGCGGGCGGGGGTGCGCCTCGGCGCGCAGGCCGTGCGGAAGGTCGGCGCCCAGCCTTGA
- a CDS encoding pseudouridine-5'-phosphate glycosidase, whose product MTEQPRLFPAEEIADAVRDGRPVVALESTLLSHGLPAGRNLEVARRLERTVREAGAVPATIAVLDGRPLIGLSPAELERVCAEDAGLDKLSLRDLGPAVGLGRSGATTVASTSALAAAAGIGVFGTGGLGGVHLPQARTGDHRARPRGPEALHAPEHAFRSGADSAPAQLSWDVSADLGVLAAVPTVVVCSGVKSVLDIAATLEVLETNSVPVLGYRTDDFPAFYLRSSGHPVPWRVEDAASAAAVVAAHRRTSSSGVLLANPVPEESEMDRSLHDRLLEEGLELLRSKDVHGSDVTPVLLEHFHTASGGVSLDANEALVVSNVRLAAEVAVELS is encoded by the coding sequence GTGACCGAACAGCCCCGACTTTTCCCCGCCGAGGAGATCGCCGACGCCGTCCGCGACGGCCGTCCCGTGGTGGCGCTGGAAAGCACCCTGCTCTCGCACGGCCTGCCCGCCGGCCGCAACCTGGAGGTGGCCCGCCGGCTGGAGCGGACCGTCCGGGAGGCGGGCGCGGTACCGGCGACCATTGCGGTGCTGGACGGGCGGCCGCTGATCGGCCTGTCCCCCGCCGAGCTGGAACGCGTGTGCGCCGAGGACGCCGGGCTGGACAAGCTGTCCCTGCGCGACCTCGGCCCGGCGGTCGGGCTCGGCCGGTCCGGCGCGACCACGGTGGCCTCGACCTCGGCACTGGCCGCGGCGGCCGGGATCGGCGTGTTCGGCACCGGCGGACTGGGCGGTGTGCATCTGCCGCAGGCTCGGACGGGCGACCATCGCGCACGTCCGCGAGGGCCGGAGGCGCTGCACGCGCCGGAACACGCTTTTCGTTCCGGCGCAGATTCAGCACCGGCGCAGCTGAGCTGGGACGTGTCGGCCGACCTCGGCGTGCTGGCCGCGGTGCCGACCGTGGTGGTCTGCTCCGGGGTCAAGTCGGTGCTGGACATCGCCGCCACGCTCGAGGTGCTGGAGACCAACTCGGTGCCGGTGCTGGGTTACCGCACCGACGACTTCCCGGCGTTCTACCTCCGCTCGTCGGGCCACCCGGTGCCGTGGCGGGTGGAGGACGCGGCGAGCGCGGCCGCCGTGGTGGCCGCGCACCGGCGTACCTCGTCCTCGGGGGTGCTGCTGGCGAACCCGGTCCCCGAAGAGTCCGAAATGGACAGATCGCTGCACGACCGGCTGCTCGAAGAGGGGCTGGAGTTGCTGCGCAGCAAGGACGTGCACGGCTCGGACGTGACGCCGGTGCTGCTGGAGCACTTCCACACCGCGAGCGGCGGGGTGAGCCTGGACGCCAACGAGGCGCTGGTGGTGTCCAACGTGCGGCTGGCCGCCGAAGTTGCGGTGGAGCTCTCGTGA
- a CDS encoding pyridoxamine 5'-phosphate oxidase family protein, producing the protein MTEPRASRPQMPGYGTSSGAEGMLPWSWAEQRLRDSHDYWVSTVWPDGRPHLMPVWGVWDGEHLWFSSSRGSRKIRNVRAGSAVSAATDDAHSPVVLEGVAEIVTEQAVLARFLELVNVKYGTSYGIDMVDPATSASVRVRPRWAFGLDERYFGESPTRWQFGR; encoded by the coding sequence ATGACGGAACCGCGGGCGAGTCGGCCGCAGATGCCCGGCTACGGCACCAGCTCCGGCGCCGAGGGCATGCTCCCCTGGTCGTGGGCCGAGCAGCGGCTGCGCGACTCGCACGACTACTGGGTGTCCACGGTCTGGCCGGACGGGCGCCCGCACCTGATGCCGGTGTGGGGCGTCTGGGACGGCGAGCACCTGTGGTTCTCCTCCTCCCGCGGCTCCCGCAAGATCCGCAACGTGCGGGCGGGCTCGGCCGTGTCGGCCGCCACCGACGACGCGCATTCGCCGGTCGTGCTCGAAGGCGTCGCGGAGATCGTCACCGAGCAGGCGGTGCTGGCCCGCTTCCTGGAACTGGTCAACGTGAAGTACGGGACCTCGTACGGCATCGACATGGTGGACCCGGCGACGAGCGCGAGCGTGCGGGTGCGGCCGCGGTGGGCGTTCGGCCTGGACGAGCGGTACTTCGGCGAATCTCCGACGCGCTGGCAGTTCGGCCGCTGA
- a CDS encoding DUF3039 domain-containing protein, producing the protein MSTQTLPEVDTRPEGTDSTDDDQPKMFHYVRKNKIAESAVMGTHVVALCGEVFPVTKSPKPGSPVCPDCKKIFDGLRPGE; encoded by the coding sequence GTGAGTACGCAAACTTTGCCCGAAGTCGACACCCGGCCCGAGGGCACCGACAGCACCGATGACGACCAGCCGAAGATGTTCCACTACGTGCGGAAGAACAAGATCGCCGAAAGCGCGGTCATGGGCACGCACGTGGTGGCGCTCTGCGGTGAGGTTTTCCCGGTGACGAAGTCGCCGAAGCCCGGTTCCCCGGTGTGCCCGGACTGCAAGAAGATCTTCGACGGGTTGCGCCCCGGCGAATAG